One Methylophaga marina DNA window includes the following coding sequences:
- a CDS encoding porin yields the protein MKMKLNSLTYAVALASSALMAPSVSQAAGTITFGEDQYVSVGFGMRGSYTNAEDGANDGGRSNDFNLDSARLYFSGALNKYIKGMFNTEMNSDESMKVIDAAGIFQLTPDFAIWTGRFLSPSSRANMAGPYYTSGDGYWQNIAARYGWNGGTIGRDEGVAVVGTTLDQRLAYSFGAFEADKIFFYSGLGNESTSNPNQSDELMYAGRLQYSFWDKEPGYYGTGNYLGAKDIFTIGVFGRSKEDGAASTTDVGDYSQYGADLLIEKKLGAGAISFEAAYYDYDTDDVFESEQGEAYALGAGFIFSEKVGWGQFMPIVHYQNFDADNGIETERTDFGVNYIIDGYNAQITAIYRNLEVTNQSDDDAFVISTQLQF from the coding sequence ATGAAAATGAAACTCAACTCTCTCACCTACGCAGTGGCGCTTGCCAGTTCTGCATTGATGGCACCAAGTGTGTCACAGGCAGCTGGCACCATCACGTTTGGTGAAGATCAATATGTCAGCGTCGGTTTTGGTATGCGTGGTAGCTATACCAATGCTGAAGACGGTGCAAATGACGGTGGTCGCTCAAATGACTTCAACTTAGATAGTGCCAGACTCTATTTCTCAGGTGCGTTAAACAAATACATCAAGGGTATGTTTAACACTGAAATGAACAGCGATGAGTCAATGAAAGTCATTGATGCTGCCGGTATTTTCCAATTGACTCCTGATTTTGCGATCTGGACAGGTCGTTTCTTATCTCCAAGTAGCCGTGCCAACATGGCTGGTCCTTACTACACATCAGGTGATGGTTATTGGCAAAACATTGCAGCACGTTATGGCTGGAATGGTGGCACCATCGGTCGTGATGAAGGTGTAGCAGTAGTGGGTACAACCTTAGACCAACGTCTAGCTTATTCATTCGGTGCTTTCGAAGCAGACAAAATCTTTTTCTACAGTGGCTTAGGTAACGAATCTACCTCAAACCCTAATCAAAGCGATGAATTGATGTATGCCGGTCGTTTGCAATACAGCTTCTGGGATAAAGAGCCGGGTTATTACGGCACAGGCAACTATTTAGGGGCTAAAGACATATTCACGATTGGTGTGTTTGGTCGTTCAAAAGAAGATGGCGCAGCGTCAACTACTGATGTCGGTGATTACAGCCAATATGGTGCTGACTTATTAATTGAGAAAAAACTAGGTGCAGGTGCCATCTCATTCGAAGCCGCTTATTACGACTACGACACTGATGATGTGTTTGAGTCTGAACAGGGTGAAGCCTACGCGCTAGGTGCTGGATTTATCTTCAGTGAGAAAGTGGGCTGGGGACAATTTATGCCAATCGTTCATTATCAAAATTTTGATGCTGACAACGGCATTGAAACAGAACGTACAGATTTTGGCGTGAACTACATCATAGACGGTTACAACGCTCAAATCACAGCCATTTACAGAAATCTTGAAGTCACGAATCAATCTGATGATGACGCTTTTGTCATCAGTACCCAACTTCAGTTCTAG
- the mtgA gene encoding monofunctional biosynthetic peptidoglycan transglycosylase codes for MLNKIKRIFIKWLLYAMLGWLVLSLLIVLPFRWLNPPVSMVMLERWLTHDDYSIQQTWLSWDEMPKKAALAVITSEDQRFPIHQGFDVDAIMNALNEAEEGGRLRGASTISQQVAKNMFLWTGRSWLRKGLEVWFTSLIEVTWGKQRILEVYMNIAEWGPGVFGIEAASQYHFGKRASQLTDMQAALLASTLPSPLKYDPARPAQHLIDRARWNLAQQRKLGGTNWLATISE; via the coding sequence ATGCTGAATAAAATCAAACGCATTTTTATCAAATGGCTTCTTTATGCCATGCTGGGATGGTTAGTGTTGAGCCTGCTTATTGTCCTGCCGTTTCGCTGGTTGAACCCACCCGTCAGTATGGTGATGCTGGAACGTTGGCTGACGCATGATGATTACAGTATTCAACAAACCTGGTTAAGCTGGGATGAGATGCCCAAAAAAGCTGCTTTAGCGGTCATTACCTCTGAGGATCAGCGTTTCCCGATACATCAAGGCTTTGACGTCGATGCCATTATGAATGCTTTGAATGAAGCTGAAGAGGGTGGCCGCTTACGTGGAGCCAGTACCATTAGCCAGCAAGTCGCTAAAAATATGTTCTTATGGACGGGCAGAAGTTGGCTGAGGAAAGGCCTTGAGGTCTGGTTTACGTCATTGATCGAAGTAACCTGGGGCAAACAACGCATTCTTGAAGTGTATATGAATATTGCAGAGTGGGGACCCGGCGTCTTTGGTATTGAGGCCGCTAGTCAGTATCACTTTGGCAAACGCGCCTCGCAACTGACGGATATGCAGGCGGCTTTATTAGCCTCTACCTTACCAAGTCCGTTGAAATATGATCCGGCAAGACCTGCACAACATCTCATTGATAGAGCCCGTTGGAACTTAGCCCAACAACGTAAATTAGGTGGTACAAACTGGTTAGCCACGATATCAGAATAA
- a CDS encoding AEC family transporter, protein MFDIMAHSHWQALFKPAFIYVYLLGTGVIFVFILLWRLNQGSHLADASVDGVAAAYSNTGYVGFPLLFLVFGSSSQVPTTIASIIVVCILFSIAIMLIETGLQAEKALHHRMKHVFSAVFRNPLVVSPIAGVLVAASGLTLPNSIETFLHLLSDSASPCALVSLGLFLASNVNQADSVDMRAKQIAWVLTFTKLIAQPLLVAVLALWVFDMNNTLAMMAILLAALPTGTGPFMLAEYYQRDAFITAQTIMLSTLISLVTLTILLNLM, encoded by the coding sequence TTGTTCGACATTATGGCACATAGCCATTGGCAAGCTTTATTTAAGCCTGCTTTTATTTATGTTTATCTGCTTGGTACTGGGGTTATTTTTGTTTTTATTCTGTTGTGGCGGTTAAATCAGGGTAGTCATTTAGCTGACGCCAGTGTTGATGGTGTGGCAGCGGCTTACTCCAATACGGGTTACGTCGGTTTTCCATTGTTATTTTTAGTATTTGGTTCATCCAGTCAAGTGCCCACGACTATCGCATCCATTATTGTGGTGTGTATCTTATTTTCTATTGCCATCATGTTAATAGAAACGGGGTTGCAAGCTGAAAAAGCGCTCCACCATAGAATGAAACATGTTTTTTCTGCGGTCTTCCGTAATCCATTAGTTGTCTCTCCGATTGCCGGCGTGTTGGTCGCGGCTTCTGGGTTGACGCTGCCCAACAGCATTGAAACATTTCTTCATCTGCTCTCAGACTCCGCCAGCCCATGTGCATTAGTGAGTTTAGGGTTATTTTTAGCCAGTAATGTAAACCAAGCTGATAGTGTGGATATGCGAGCAAAACAGATTGCTTGGGTATTAACGTTTACCAAGCTTATCGCTCAACCACTGCTTGTCGCTGTGTTGGCTTTATGGGTGTTTGATATGAATAATACCTTAGCCATGATGGCAATATTATTGGCTGCGCTACCGACAGGTACTGGGCCTTTTATGCTGGCCGAATATTACCAGCGTGATGCATTTATTACGGCTCAGACTATTATGCTCTCTACGCTTATTTCATTAGTCACATTGACGATCTTATTAAACTTGATGTGA